The following proteins are co-located in the Roseovarius arcticus genome:
- a CDS encoding amidase, protein MDAKARQSADSAPAPSKPPSVALLRERLASGALDAITLVEGYISRIEAREPDVGAWAWFDPEFVRAQARTMDAHRRAGRPLGRLHGLPVGLKDIIDTARIPTTNGCARDAGRVPLRDAFVVERLKKEGAIIMGKTVATELAFMHPGKTANPHDLAHTPGGSSQGSAAAVADGMVPLAIGTQTGGSIIRPASYCGVTGYKPTFGAIPRRGILTQSPSLDTVGVFASDPAGAALLAEVLFGHDADDAATHPEPTPALFAAATSKPPLTPVLGYVRPPGWDGADPQLREAFNELVEALGDQAFEMPLPALFDTAAEQHKLINFAEMSYHYYPYWRDAADQLGKATRHAIEHGNATLARDYLSARDMPKLLNAALDQMLARCDAILCPAATGPAPQGLETTGDPIFNNLWTLCGTPCISLPLLTSQEGLPMGVQLIGARGNDARLLRTAQWLFDWADGASQ, encoded by the coding sequence ATGGACGCTAAGGCAAGACAGTCAGCCGATAGTGCACCTGCACCCAGCAAGCCGCCCAGTGTTGCGCTGCTACGCGAAAGGCTGGCATCCGGGGCGCTGGACGCAATCACCTTGGTGGAAGGCTACATTTCGCGGATTGAAGCGCGCGAGCCGGATGTTGGCGCATGGGCATGGTTTGATCCCGAATTCGTCCGCGCGCAGGCCCGTACGATGGATGCGCACCGCCGCGCGGGCCGTCCATTGGGCCGTTTGCACGGGTTGCCTGTGGGCCTCAAAGATATCATAGACACCGCCCGCATCCCGACAACCAACGGCTGTGCGCGGGACGCGGGGCGCGTGCCACTTCGTGACGCCTTCGTCGTTGAACGGCTCAAGAAAGAGGGTGCGATCATCATGGGCAAGACGGTCGCGACCGAGCTTGCCTTCATGCATCCCGGCAAGACCGCCAACCCGCACGATCTGGCCCACACGCCGGGCGGGTCATCCCAAGGGTCCGCTGCAGCAGTGGCTGACGGCATGGTGCCGCTGGCCATCGGTACCCAGACGGGCGGCTCAATTATCAGGCCTGCCTCGTATTGCGGGGTCACGGGCTACAAGCCGACATTCGGCGCCATCCCGCGCCGGGGGATCCTGACGCAATCACCCTCGCTGGACACTGTCGGCGTCTTTGCAAGCGATCCCGCCGGTGCCGCTTTGTTGGCCGAGGTGCTCTTTGGCCACGACGCAGACGATGCTGCGACCCATCCGGAACCCACACCGGCCCTGTTTGCCGCTGCTACATCCAAGCCGCCTCTTACGCCGGTCCTTGGCTATGTGCGTCCTCCGGGATGGGATGGCGCGGACCCGCAGCTTCGAGAGGCGTTTAACGAGTTGGTCGAAGCACTTGGCGATCAGGCGTTTGAGATGCCGTTACCAGCCCTATTTGATACCGCGGCAGAGCAGCACAAGCTGATCAATTTTGCCGAGATGTCATATCACTATTATCCCTATTGGCGGGATGCCGCAGACCAATTGGGCAAGGCGACCCGTCACGCGATCGAACATGGGAACGCTACGCTTGCTCGCGACTATCTGTCGGCGCGTGACATGCCCAAGCTGCTGAATGCCGCACTTGACCAGATGCTCGCACGCTGCGACGCGATCCTGTGCCCTGCTGCGACCGGCCCGGCACCACAGGGGCTCGAAACGACAGGCGATCCGATCTTCAATAACCTTTGGACACTCTGCGGTACCCCCTGCATCAGTTTGCCATTGCTGACCTCGCAAGAGGGACTGCCAATGGGCGTGCAGTTGATCGGGGCACGCGGCAATGACGCACGGCTGTTGCGCACCGCACAATGGCTGTTCGACTGGGCGGATGGTGCATCACAATGA
- a CDS encoding TRAP transporter large permease, giving the protein MTDPQIALLMLGLFIAFVFLGFPIAFTLMAMGIGFGYYAYFDARRMWRSFDRLDETAGQWEQWSTWFEGLFNNRIFDLFVNQTYTVMANEVLTAVPLFLFMGYIVERSNIVDRLFSTLNVASKNMPGSMGVAALITCALFATATGIVGAVVTLMGLLALPAMLKARYDPSFAAGIICAGGTLGILIPPSIMLIVYAAATNVSIVKLYAAALLPGLTLVGLYLVYIVGRSILQPSAAPRPTDDEVPDIPMAKLLFMIVTSFVPLAFLIFAVLGSILFGLATPTEAASIGALGGIFLAFVYRAMTWQRMRESVYLTVRTTAMVCWLFVGSYTFSAVFSYLGGEQVISEFVQSLDLSPIMFLILAQLIIFLLGWPLEWSEIIIIFVPIFLPLLAIFDIDPLFFGILVALNLQTSFLTPPMAMSAYYLKGIAPPELRLTQIFKGVMPFLFCVIVSMVLMYIFPSIVFYLPELFYGR; this is encoded by the coding sequence ATGACCGATCCACAAATCGCCTTGTTGATGCTGGGGCTCTTCATTGCCTTCGTTTTCCTTGGCTTTCCGATCGCCTTTACGCTGATGGCAATGGGCATAGGCTTTGGCTACTATGCATATTTTGACGCCCGCCGCATGTGGCGCAGCTTTGACCGCCTTGATGAAACCGCGGGGCAATGGGAGCAGTGGTCCACCTGGTTCGAGGGGTTATTCAACAACCGAATATTCGATCTCTTCGTGAACCAGACGTATACGGTGATGGCCAACGAAGTGCTGACAGCCGTGCCCCTGTTCCTGTTCATGGGCTATATCGTCGAACGCTCGAACATCGTGGACCGGTTGTTCTCGACGCTTAACGTCGCGTCCAAAAACATGCCCGGATCAATGGGCGTGGCCGCCTTGATCACCTGTGCGCTCTTTGCCACGGCGACGGGAATCGTGGGGGCCGTCGTGACGCTGATGGGGTTGCTGGCGCTGCCGGCAATGCTCAAGGCGCGCTATGATCCTTCTTTTGCTGCGGGCATCATCTGCGCGGGCGGCACGCTCGGCATCCTGATACCGCCGTCAATCATGCTGATCGTCTATGCGGCGGCAACCAATGTCTCCATCGTGAAGCTGTACGCGGCGGCCTTGCTGCCGGGGCTGACACTTGTCGGTCTTTATCTGGTCTATATCGTCGGTCGGTCGATCCTTCAGCCGTCCGCGGCCCCGCGTCCCACAGATGACGAGGTGCCGGACATACCGATGGCCAAGCTATTGTTTATGATCGTTACTTCCTTTGTGCCGCTCGCCTTCCTGATCTTTGCAGTGCTGGGGTCTATCCTTTTTGGCCTTGCCACCCCAACCGAGGCGGCTTCGATCGGGGCATTGGGCGGGATTTTCCTGGCCTTCGTCTATCGCGCCATGACTTGGCAGCGGATGCGCGAAAGCGTCTATCTGACGGTGCGCACTACGGCGATGGTCTGTTGGCTCTTTGTCGGCTCCTACACGTTTTCCGCAGTGTTTTCGTATCTCGGCGGCGAGCAGGTGATTTCGGAATTCGTGCAGTCACTGGATCTGTCGCCAATCATGTTCCTGATCCTTGCGCAGCTCATCATTTTCTTGCTGGGTTGGCCGCTTGAATGGTCCGAGATTATCATCATCTTTGTGCCGATCTTTCTACCGCTGTTGGCTATCTTCGACATTGATCCGCTGTTTTTCGGCATCCTTGTGGCGCTTAACCTGCAGACCAGTTTTTTAACGCCGCCTATGGCCATGTCGGCCTACTACCTCAAAGGGATTGCACCGCCCGAACTGCGACTGACGCAGATCTTCAAGGGCGTGATGCCGTTTCTGTTCTGCGTGATCGTGTCAATGGTTCTGATGTATATCTTCCCGTCCATCGTGTTCTATCTGCCGGAGCTGTTCTATGGACGCTAA
- a CDS encoding TRAP transporter small permease subunit, whose product MVAFIGFADNLSAWFGKAFAWLILLMSLGTGYEVFVRYVMNNPTAWALDVSFIMYGTLFMMGGAYTLSRGGHVRGDFLYRLLQPKTQAKIDLVLYLVFFFPGVTALILSGWKYAARSWQYGEVSVNSPAGVPIYQFKAVIVAAGILLFIQGMAQVCRCILAMRDNYWLEADEDVFETEDLMMRAANKAEKDHIT is encoded by the coding sequence ATGGTAGCATTCATTGGGTTTGCCGATAACCTTTCCGCATGGTTCGGAAAGGCTTTTGCATGGCTGATCCTCCTGATGTCGCTGGGGACCGGTTACGAAGTTTTCGTCCGCTACGTGATGAACAACCCTACGGCTTGGGCATTGGACGTCTCGTTTATTATGTACGGGACGCTGTTCATGATGGGCGGTGCCTATACCCTGTCGCGCGGCGGGCATGTGCGGGGGGATTTTCTCTACCGGCTCTTGCAACCCAAGACCCAAGCCAAGATTGATTTGGTGCTCTATCTGGTCTTCTTTTTTCCCGGCGTGACGGCGTTGATCCTGTCCGGTTGGAAATATGCCGCCCGATCATGGCAATACGGCGAGGTGTCGGTCAACAGCCCGGCAGGCGTGCCGATCTACCAGTTCAAAGCGGTGATCGTAGCTGCGGGCATCCTGCTCTTCATTCAAGGAATGGCCCAAGTGTGTCGCTGCATTCTCGCGATGCGCGACAATTACTGGCTTGAAGCGGATGAGGACGTGTTTGAGACCGAAGACCTCATGATGCGAGCGGCCAACAAGGCCGAGAAAGATCATATCACATGA
- a CDS encoding TRAP transporter substrate-binding protein has protein sequence MSNSRNVNRRSFLTKSALAGGVATGSMLAAPAVLAQAPIVLKMQTSWNDANIWQEFARDYATRVEEMSGGRLKVDVLPAGAVVAAFQVLDAVNDGLIDAAQSVSAYWYGKNKAASLFGTGPVFGGSSTAMLGWFYEGGGQELYRELTQEIMGLDVVGYLGFPMPAQPFGWFKGEVNTVADLNGFKYRTVGLAADLMASMGMSVAQLPGGEIVPAMERGVIDAFEFNNPSSDKDFGAQDVAKNYYLSSYHQASEAFEFLFSKTFLEDLDPDLQAILKYGVEAASTANSNKAMRRYSEDLQWLQNEADVTVHRTSKEILDAELKGWDDLLPELEADPFMKKTLDSQREWVEKVGFYELMNAPDYALAYEHYFPGKLKL, from the coding sequence ATGTCAAATAGTCGTAATGTTAACCGCCGCTCGTTTCTGACGAAATCGGCCCTTGCCGGCGGTGTTGCCACTGGCAGCATGCTTGCTGCGCCAGCCGTTCTTGCGCAGGCGCCGATTGTCCTCAAAATGCAAACATCATGGAACGACGCCAATATCTGGCAGGAATTTGCCCGTGATTATGCCACGCGGGTAGAAGAAATGTCTGGTGGCCGCCTGAAGGTGGATGTGCTGCCTGCGGGTGCTGTGGTGGCTGCATTCCAAGTTTTGGACGCGGTGAATGATGGCCTGATCGATGCAGCACAGTCGGTTTCCGCCTACTGGTATGGCAAAAACAAAGCCGCATCGCTGTTCGGCACAGGCCCGGTCTTTGGTGGCTCGTCCACTGCGATGCTCGGCTGGTTCTATGAAGGGGGCGGCCAAGAGCTTTACCGTGAACTGACCCAAGAAATCATGGGCCTCGACGTGGTCGGCTATCTCGGATTTCCAATGCCGGCACAGCCTTTTGGCTGGTTCAAGGGCGAAGTAAACACTGTCGCTGACCTGAACGGATTCAAATACCGTACCGTGGGTCTAGCCGCTGATCTGATGGCCAGCATGGGTATGTCAGTCGCGCAGTTGCCGGGCGGCGAAATCGTCCCCGCGATGGAGCGCGGCGTAATCGACGCATTCGAGTTTAACAACCCATCGTCTGATAAGGACTTTGGTGCGCAGGACGTGGCTAAGAATTACTATCTATCTTCCTACCACCAAGCGTCCGAAGCCTTCGAGTTCCTGTTCTCAAAGACCTTCCTTGAGGACCTGGACCCAGACCTTCAGGCGATTCTGAAATACGGCGTCGAAGCTGCGTCAACTGCAAACAGCAACAAAGCGATGCGCCGCTATTCAGAAGACCTTCAGTGGCTCCAGAACGAGGCCGACGTCACGGTTCACCGCACGTCCAAAGAGATCCTTGATGCCGAGCTTAAGGGCTGGGACGATCTGCTGCCTGAGTTGGAAGCCGATCCGTTTATGAAGAAAACTCTCGATAGTCAGCGTGAGTGGGTCGAAAAAGTTGGCTTCTACGAGTTGATGAACGCGCCCGACTATGCGCTAGCCTATGAGCATTACTTCCCCGGCAAGCTCAAACTCTGA
- a CDS encoding LysR family transcriptional regulator, with protein sequence MPRPFASKDLSLKSLELFQICAKNGSLQAASLESGLSISTVSHHLRNLEDNLGVELFNHARRPMVLTPKGKAFLRNIDDALFSIRKAKAEASAGSVTEASYLRLGTIEDFDSDIIPELAVFLSDSMPTCDFMYQTGSSHDVIEMLRNRQLDLGITTEPTERLIDLQDRPLLRDPFVVVLPRVSEQSLSDIVEGRAKLPFLRFSGNLMIARQIESQLRRIGVSSPHRFECSNNQTLMAMVAAGAGWTITTPLLFSRAKRFQPKLRMHRFPGKSFSRTLAIVSTPDCSRSVIELVDSKMRSLISDYAITPFHQSTPWLVDSFKLIA encoded by the coding sequence ATGCCGCGCCCCTTCGCTTCCAAGGATCTCAGCCTAAAGTCGCTAGAGCTGTTTCAGATCTGCGCCAAGAACGGATCGCTTCAGGCTGCGTCCTTGGAAAGCGGCCTCTCGATCAGCACGGTCTCGCACCATCTGCGTAATCTGGAGGATAATCTGGGGGTCGAGCTGTTTAACCACGCCCGCAGGCCAATGGTACTGACCCCCAAAGGAAAGGCATTTCTGCGCAACATCGACGATGCGCTGTTCTCCATCCGCAAGGCGAAGGCCGAAGCGTCGGCTGGAAGCGTGACAGAGGCCAGCTATCTCAGGCTAGGCACAATCGAAGATTTCGACAGCGATATCATCCCCGAATTGGCCGTCTTTCTGTCCGACAGCATGCCAACCTGCGATTTCATGTACCAAACCGGGTCCAGCCACGACGTGATTGAGATGTTACGCAACCGTCAATTGGATTTGGGGATCACGACTGAGCCGACCGAAAGGCTTATTGATCTGCAGGATCGGCCCTTGCTGCGCGACCCATTTGTTGTGGTGCTGCCACGCGTCAGCGAGCAATCTCTTTCGGATATCGTGGAGGGCCGCGCGAAACTGCCGTTCCTACGCTTTTCCGGCAACCTGATGATTGCGCGCCAGATTGAATCGCAACTGCGCCGTATTGGCGTGTCTTCGCCACATAGATTCGAGTGCAGTAACAACCAGACCTTGATGGCTATGGTGGCTGCGGGGGCGGGGTGGACGATCACCACCCCATTGTTGTTTTCCCGTGCAAAACGGTTTCAGCCCAAGCTGCGCATGCACCGGTTCCCCGGCAAGAGCTTCTCCCGCACATTGGCGATAGTCTCGACTCCGGATTGTTCCAGATCTGTAATTGAGCTGGTCGACAGCAAAATGCGCAGCCTGATCAGCGACTATGCAATCACGCCGTTTCACCAAAGCACCCCCTGGCTCGTGGACAGCTTTAAGCTGATTGCATGA
- a CDS encoding ABC transporter substrate-binding protein yields MKNGIKLTSILASVVATFAAQGAAAQDQITVGYFQEWPMPFQYAKVEGMYDEAMGMEVQWRAFDTGTAMSAAMASGDVQLVVSQGVPPFVVATSAGQDLQILDVAVSYAENDNCVVREALEIDKDSAAELAGKKVAVPLGTAAHYSFIKQMNHFGVDIGSMQVVNMAPPEGAAAIAQGSVDMACGWGGSLRRMLEHGNSLLTGAEKEELGILIFDVTSGPTDFVAENPDVVAAFLSVTAEANEMWNSGENTDKMLPVIAKDAGMDEDEAAETIATFTFPTVEEQLSQKWLGGGAQDFMKGVADVFVEAGSIDSAKDDYSQNVNAAPLEQAASM; encoded by the coding sequence ATGAAAAACGGAATCAAACTGACATCTATCCTCGCGAGCGTCGTCGCCACTTTTGCGGCGCAGGGCGCTGCCGCGCAAGACCAGATCACGGTCGGCTATTTTCAGGAATGGCCGATGCCGTTCCAATACGCCAAGGTCGAAGGCATGTATGACGAGGCGATGGGGATGGAAGTCCAGTGGCGTGCCTTCGACACTGGCACTGCGATGAGCGCGGCAATGGCATCGGGCGATGTGCAGCTTGTCGTCAGCCAAGGTGTGCCGCCCTTCGTGGTCGCGACAAGCGCGGGTCAGGATCTGCAGATTCTCGACGTGGCCGTAAGCTATGCCGAGAACGATAACTGTGTGGTGCGCGAAGCGCTCGAGATCGACAAGGACAGCGCGGCGGAGCTCGCCGGCAAGAAGGTCGCTGTGCCGCTGGGCACTGCCGCACATTACAGCTTCATCAAGCAGATGAACCACTTCGGCGTCGACATCGGATCGATGCAGGTCGTCAACATGGCCCCGCCGGAAGGCGCCGCGGCCATTGCGCAGGGTTCGGTGGACATGGCATGCGGCTGGGGCGGTAGCCTGCGTCGGATGCTGGAGCATGGAAACAGCCTGCTGACTGGCGCGGAAAAGGAAGAGCTTGGTATCCTTATCTTTGACGTAACCTCCGGCCCGACCGACTTCGTTGCTGAAAACCCCGATGTCGTGGCGGCGTTCCTCAGCGTGACGGCCGAGGCGAACGAGATGTGGAACAGCGGCGAGAACACCGACAAAATGCTTCCCGTCATCGCCAAGGATGCTGGCATGGACGAAGACGAGGCTGCCGAAACAATCGCCACGTTTACCTTTCCCACCGTCGAAGAGCAGCTTAGCCAAAAATGGCTTGGCGGCGGCGCGCAGGATTTCATGAAGGGCGTTGCCGATGTCTTCGTCGAGGCCGGGAGCATCGACTCCGCCAAGGACGATTACTCGCAAAACGTCAACGCCGCCCCGCTGGAGCAGGCTGCCAGCATGTAA
- a CDS encoding taurine ABC transporter ATP-binding protein: MSTLSINNLSMRFDLPNGSYVQALKDVSLEIKSGELLSVLGPSGCGKTTLLNILAGFLAPTEGSVTLDGNAVTGPGAERGMVFQQGALFEWMSVRDNVSFGPRMAGRKKKDYIENVNHLLDVVGLKDFKDKSVYELSGGMQQRVALARCLANEPAVILMDEPLGALDALTREKMQGLVLRLWKETGKTIILITHSVEEALLLGERLVVMAPRPGRIHKEYRLPFAAAGVGKDLRAVKRDPEFGEKREEILSMIWDMEEEIMGRTEEVPA; the protein is encoded by the coding sequence ATGTCGACACTTTCGATCAATAACTTGTCTATGCGGTTCGATCTTCCCAACGGAAGCTATGTGCAGGCGCTCAAGGACGTCTCACTGGAAATCAAAAGTGGCGAGCTTTTGAGCGTGTTGGGGCCCTCGGGCTGCGGCAAGACCACGTTGCTCAATATCCTTGCAGGTTTTCTGGCTCCAACTGAGGGAAGCGTGACGCTGGATGGCAATGCCGTGACCGGCCCCGGAGCCGAGCGCGGAATGGTTTTTCAGCAAGGCGCGCTATTCGAGTGGATGAGTGTGCGGGACAACGTGAGCTTCGGGCCTCGGATGGCGGGCCGAAAGAAGAAAGACTACATTGAAAATGTGAACCACCTGCTCGACGTGGTGGGCCTCAAAGATTTCAAGGACAAGTCTGTGTACGAACTCTCGGGCGGCATGCAGCAGCGCGTTGCTTTGGCGCGGTGCCTTGCAAACGAGCCGGCCGTAATCTTGATGGACGAGCCACTGGGTGCACTGGACGCGCTCACCCGCGAGAAAATGCAGGGGTTGGTCCTGCGCCTTTGGAAAGAGACTGGCAAGACGATCATCCTAATCACCCATTCGGTCGAGGAAGCCCTGCTATTGGGTGAGCGGCTTGTTGTGATGGCCCCGAGGCCGGGACGTATTCACAAAGAATACCGCCTTCCTTTTGCAGCGGCGGGAGTGGGCAAGGACTTGCGGGCCGTAAAGCGCGATCCAGAATTCGGCGAAAAACGTGAGGAAATCCTGTCTATGATCTGGGACATGGAAGAAGAGATAATGGGCCGCACCGAGGAGGTCCCGGCATGA
- a CDS encoding ABC transporter permease: MIVLGLYITIFCAAFILVRLGARKMMVRHDFTSLKTVTFGDESAVRSDRWASILSVLTLFLLWGAFTGSNWVPFHAPGPFIGDTEFTYTMEAPDGARDEAIVHARVFPAGETGDRQQVEPGTGFAKNDSIALAAWRSGLVLIDKNDEITRSDGARVVEIDGQSVSPGSRVEVAHGTVAVTSKGSLNFVPDAGMQMEPIWLPAPEAVVARFKEISTRGYQNFTLWEHLFWSLFRVIVGFLCGALVGIPLGYAMGLSNWFRGWFDPIVEFMRPVPPLALIPLVIIWAGIGESGKIILLFLAALWIMAISARAGVSGVSISKVHAAYSLGASRWQVLRHVIVPNSLPEIFTGARVAMGVCWGTVVAAELVAAEKGAGMMIMVASRFQLTDIVLMGIILIGVIGFSIDILMRKAEDWLVPWKGRT, translated from the coding sequence ATGATCGTCCTAGGCCTCTATATCACCATCTTCTGTGCGGCATTCATCCTTGTACGTCTTGGCGCGCGCAAGATGATGGTGCGCCACGATTTCACCTCGCTCAAAACCGTAACCTTTGGCGACGAGAGCGCGGTGCGGTCCGACAGATGGGCCAGTATCCTGTCGGTGCTCACGCTATTCTTGCTCTGGGGAGCGTTTACCGGCTCAAATTGGGTCCCGTTTCACGCACCGGGACCATTTATAGGCGACACGGAATTCACCTACACCATGGAAGCGCCCGATGGCGCGCGCGACGAAGCCATCGTGCATGCCCGCGTTTTTCCTGCCGGAGAGACAGGTGATCGGCAACAAGTAGAGCCGGGCACAGGTTTCGCGAAAAACGACTCTATCGCGCTCGCCGCCTGGCGTTCGGGCCTCGTGCTGATCGACAAGAATGACGAGATTACCCGCAGCGACGGCGCCCGGGTTGTCGAGATCGACGGACAGTCTGTATCGCCAGGAAGCCGGGTGGAGGTTGCCCACGGCACCGTTGCGGTCACGTCCAAGGGATCGCTGAACTTCGTGCCCGACGCTGGCATGCAGATGGAACCGATCTGGCTTCCCGCTCCAGAGGCGGTGGTGGCCCGGTTTAAGGAAATCTCAACCCGAGGATACCAGAACTTCACGCTGTGGGAGCATCTATTCTGGTCGCTTTTCCGCGTGATCGTAGGGTTTCTTTGCGGCGCGCTCGTCGGCATTCCGCTAGGTTATGCCATGGGTCTGAGCAACTGGTTCCGCGGGTGGTTCGATCCGATCGTGGAATTCATGCGCCCGGTGCCTCCGCTGGCGCTGATACCGCTCGTCATCATCTGGGCGGGAATCGGAGAGAGCGGCAAGATTATCCTGCTGTTTCTCGCAGCGCTGTGGATCATGGCGATTTCGGCGCGCGCGGGCGTCTCAGGCGTGTCTATTTCTAAAGTACACGCAGCCTATTCCCTCGGCGCAAGCCGCTGGCAGGTATTGCGGCACGTGATCGTGCCAAACTCTCTGCCGGAAATTTTTACAGGCGCGCGGGTCGCCATGGGGGTCTGCTGGGGAACAGTGGTCGCGGCCGAGTTGGTCGCGGCCGAGAAGGGGGCGGGCATGATGATAATGGTAGCCAGTCGCTTCCAACTGACCGATATCGTTCTCATGGGGATCATTCTGATCGGCGTGATCGGCTTCAGCATCGACATCCTGATGCGCAAGGCTGAGGACTGGCTGGTGCCATGGAAGGGCCGCACGTAA
- a CDS encoding PRC-barrel domain-containing protein, which yields MDNSTNGSLVSSADVDGTNVYTRDGASIGSIDHVMIDKQSGKVAYAVMGFGGFLGMGEEHQPVPWSKLTYDTNMNGFVTDITEQDVKGAPARNDDWHADRDWERRTHDYYGVPHYWG from the coding sequence ATGGACAATTCTACCAATGGAAGTCTTGTTTCATCGGCTGATGTGGACGGGACAAATGTATATACCCGAGATGGCGCAAGCATAGGCTCAATCGATCATGTAATGATCGACAAGCAATCAGGTAAGGTCGCATACGCTGTGATGGGGTTCGGCGGCTTTTTAGGGATGGGCGAAGAGCATCAGCCCGTGCCATGGAGCAAGCTGACCTACGACACCAATATGAATGGCTTTGTGACAGATATCACCGAGCAAGACGTCAAAGGCGCCCCGGCACGCAATGACGATTGGCATGCGGACCGTGACTGGGAGCGGCGAACCCACGATTATTACGGCGTTCCGCATTACTGGGGCTGA
- a CDS encoding CHRD domain-containing protein produces the protein MLMLNIRYTAVAVAACTALAIPAHAEMLTYTTDLTAEAEVPPAESSATGTADVTVDTEAKTVSWTVTYDGLTGDATAAHIHGPAAEGENAGPVVDMSEAIMEGSGDITDEQIGELEAGKYYVNVHTEEYPNGEIRGQLAKAE, from the coding sequence ATGCTTATGCTAAATATCAGATACACTGCGGTTGCTGTCGCTGCCTGCACAGCGCTTGCGATCCCTGCTCATGCTGAGATGCTAACCTACACCACCGACCTGACAGCCGAGGCCGAGGTGCCACCAGCCGAAAGCTCGGCAACCGGTACAGCAGACGTCACAGTCGATACCGAAGCCAAAACGGTATCTTGGACTGTAACGTACGACGGTTTGACTGGGGATGCCACTGCGGCACACATCCACGGTCCTGCCGCCGAGGGTGAGAATGCCGGCCCAGTTGTCGACATGTCCGAGGCAATCATGGAAGGTAGCGGAGATATCACCGATGAGCAGATTGGTGAGTTGGAAGCCGGCAAGTACTACGTAAATGTCCATACGGAAGAATATCCTAATGGCGAAATTCGCGGACAACTTGCTAAAGCCGAATAA